The genomic region AATTTCTCGAGATAAGTATTTTGTTCAAAAGCTATTTAGTTGCAAACAAACTACACTAAAACCGAAATTTTTAAAAAACTTCTCAAAAATAATGATAGTTTATCTTTCATTATCCATAAAACCTAACTCTTTTTTTTAGCGCAAAATTTTATAACGATTTTTTATATTTGATATTTGACTTTATTTTGCCTAAATGGATTTTGACCTCTTGGAGATGTCTGGTTAAGTTTTGTGGCATTCTTCAAGGGGGGTTGTTCATGGAAAAATTATGGGGAAGCATACTGGAAATTTTACGTGAACTGCTTCCTGAAGCCAGTTTTAAGGTATGGATCAAGCCCCTTAAATATTTGGGGTTAAAAGGAAACAAGATCTTAATTGCCTGTCCCAATCAATTCAGTTTAGAATGGATTAAAGAAAATTATTTGCCCCTTTTCGAAGAAGCCCTTAAAAAACAAAGGCTTTCTCTTGAATTTGAATTCAAAGTAGTAGAAGAAAATTCTAATAACTCGGTAATCCAAGGAGAGTTACCCTACGACCCTACCCGTCTTTTAGGAAGAAAGTTATCAGGGCGTTTTACTTTCGAAGAATTTGTAGTGGGAGAATGCAACCGTCTGGCCTATGCTACTTGCTGGGCTCTTGCTAATAAAAATCCTAAAAGTTCTATTATTTATCTTTGCGCTGGAACAGGTCTTGGCAAAAGTCATTTAAGCCAGGCAATTGGAAATTATCTTCTAAAAAATCCTGGAAAGGGTGGTAAGATTTGCTACCTTACCGCCCAAGATTTTACTGCTCATCTAGTTAGAGCTTTACGACAGGACCGTTTAGACGAGTTTAAAGAAAAGCTCCGCAAAGGCCTAGAGATTCTCATGCTGGAAGAAGTACACCATTTTGCTGGGAAAGATTTTACCCAACAAGAACTAGCCTTAACTTTAGACTATCTTTATGATGCTGGGAAAATAGTGGTTTTTACGGCCAATCGTCCACCTCAAGAAATAGAACGCATCGATGACAGCTTGCGCAGCCGTTTTCAAGCAGGGGCTATTGTCCGCATAAATCCTCCTGATTATCAGACAAGGATAAATATCATCAGACGCAAAGCCGAAAAACAAGGTATCAAACTCAATGAAGAAGTTATAGACTATCTTGCCCAAAATTTACGAGGCGATATTCGCCAGATAGAAAGTGCTATCGTAGGGCTGGTAGCCCGTTCAAGTCTCCTTCAGGAACCCATAACCCTTTCTCTGGCTCAAGAACTGGTCCAAGAAATAACTCCTCAGATCCCTTCCCTCACTAAGGACTTTATAATTGACCTTGTATGCCGTTATTTCAAAGTAAGCAAAGAAGACCTGACTTCCAAAAAAAGACAGCGCAAGATCACGTTTTCGCGCCAGGTAGCCATGTATCTGTGTCGTCGTTTTACCGATGAAAGTCTGCAATCCATAGGGAAGTTATTTAATAAAGACCACGCCACAGTGGTTTACGCCATCAAAAACATAAACAAAAAATTGAGCCTCCCTGGCCCAACTAAATATCAAATTGAGTACCTTTGCCGTGAAATTGAAGAATACTTACAACCCACTAAGCTCATCAATAAGGAAGAAATTACGGCAGATACTGGGCAAGCGGTTTCTGGAAACCCAAGAAGACTTAAGAGCCTATAGTGTTGATGCTTCTCCTCATAGCTTTCTTCCAGAAGCCGTAGCCTTGCCCGAGAGTGCCGAAGAAATAGCCCAAATTCTACGCCTGGCCCAGAAAGAAAAATTTCCTGTTATACCTAGGGGAGCAGGCACTTCCACTACTGGAGCCACTCTCGCGGTAAAAGGGGGGCTAGTCATTTCACTTTTGCGCCTTAACCGCATTCTCGAAATTAATCGAGAAGACCTGGTCGCCGTAGTAGAGCCAGGTGTTTTTACCGGAGACTTTAAACGAGCAGTAGAAGAGGTAGGGCTCTTTTACCCGCCAGACCCGGCCAGTTATGAGTTTTCAACTATTGGTGGAAACGTAGCTTGCGGTGCAGGAGGCCCCAAAGGCCTTAAATACGGTACCACTAAAGACTATGTGTTAGGCCTTGAGGTGGTAACCGCTAGAGGAGAAATAATCTTTTGTGGCCGACGGACTATGAAGGGTGTGGTTGGATATGACCTGGTACACCTTTTTACCGGCTCTGAGGGAACCCTCGGAGTTATAACCAAGCTTATACTCAAATTAATCCCTAAACCTCCCTGCCAAGCTACTTTGGCCCTGTGGCTGGAAGACACTGAAAAAGCAGCTAAGGCCTTTCTGGAAATATTAAAGGCGAAACTTTTTCCCGCTACCGCTGAACTTTTAGATGATACTACCTTATTGGCCGTGAAAAGATTTCTTGAAAAAGAAATTCTCCGGGCGCAAGCCCTTCTTTTGCTAGAGTTTGACGGGGCTAAAAAACAAGTAGAAGAAGATCTACTACAAGCGCAAAAAATTTTAAAAAACTTTGGACTAAAACTTGAAGTGGCCACATCTAAGCAAGAAAGAGAAAAACTCTGGCGAGCGCGCCGTTTAATCTCCCCTGCCCTAAAAAAAATAGCGCCAGGTAAACTGGCTGACGATGTAGTCCTTCCCAGGAGTAAAGTACCTGAATTTTTAAGTTTTGCTAAAAATACAGGGGAAAAATATGGTCTTACAGTAGCTTGTTTTGGCCATCTAGGTGACGGCAATATCCATGTAAACATACTTTTTGAAAAAAATGACGAAATTAAAGCCCAAAAAGTACGTGTGGAAATATTAAATAAAGTACTTGATCTTTGTGGGACCATCTCCGGTGAACACGGAATAGGCCTTACCAAAAAAGGTTTTTTACCCAAAGAACTTTCACCGGAGGTGCTTTCTCTAATGAAGGGAATCAAGCAGGTTTTTGATCCGCATAATATTTTGAATCCAGAGAAGATTTTTTAGTTTTACAGCCGAGGGAAAATACTATATAAAAACCAGAAACTGTTGAGGGAAACTTAGCCGTGCCGATATTGAGAACGCTGATATTAATATTTTTATTTTTATTGGCCTCAGGGAAGGTTTTCGCTCAAGAACTAGTCTTTGATGAAGAAACTTTTAAAAAAATAGCTTCTGTAATTAGACACGAAACTATATTCTCTAAAGAGCCAGGCACTTTATCTACCTTAACTGCTCAGGACCTTGAAATACTAAATCCACAGGATCTCACCTGGGTATTACGTTATCTCCCAGGAGTACTGCTAAATTATACTTCTCCTAGTTACGCCAATATAATGTTTAGGGGGGCTACTGGTGTTTTCCCTCCCATTCAGGTATTGCTTGATGGAAGGCCTTACACCATTGAAGCCATAGGCATAACGGTCTGGCCTTTTTTACTGATCGATCCCTCAGAAATAGAACGCATAGAGCTTATCAGCACACCAGCTTCAGTCTATTTTGGCTCAAACGCCCTCACTGGGGCCATAAATATTGTAACTAAACCCCCTGAAGATATACATAAAAATTCCATACAGACCTCTTTAGGAACCCAATCTTACTTTAAAACCGCAGGAATATTTAAGAAATATATAAAGCCCTGGCATGTATATGCTTTTGTTGGCCAAGAAAAAGTAGATGACTTTCATTCCTCAAATCTTTCTATGAGAAGATGTATGGCAAGAACTTCTCTTTCTCGAATCACAAGATTGGGAACGCTTAGATTTGACATTGGTTTTTATAGCGGTGAATTAAAAAATCTTTATATATTGAGAAATCTTTCAGAAAGTTTTGGTCTTTTTGATTTTGGTATAGATACTGATGATGTTCATCATTGGGGAGCGCGCCTTGCTTTAGAAGGCCCAACTTACTTTATAAGATTTTCAAATTATCAGGCCGATGGGGAATTGGTAATAACAAATACTTTGAATCAACCCATAAAATATAAACAGAAAGACTATTTATTAGAAGCTGAGAAATATTTATACTTTTACAAACAACGCTTAACAATAGGCTTTAACCTTCAGCAGGTAAATACAGACACTGATTTTATAAAAGATAGTGATGAAACAAGGTTTGCCCTTTTTGCCGAAGATTTAATAAAACTAAATAAAAAGATAGATTTAAATTTAGGAGCTAGAATTAATTATCATCCTTTAACAAATTTTTATTTTTCACCTAGAGCATCCTTTGTTTTTAGTCTTAGACCAAATATAAAATTACGTTATACCTATACCAGAAGCTTCGGAAATCCAATTCTATACTATACAAGTATAAACCTTAAAAACTATCCCATAAAAATTCCTAATTATCCAATAGACTTCAAACTTACTATTGAGCCTACTAAAAAACCAGAATATATTAAACAAGATGCCCATGAGGTAAGCCTATTAATCAAAAAGAAAAAGCATAGCTTATTGCTTTCTATGTTTAACTATTATATAAAAGACTACCCATATCAAAAAATTGAACAAATTAATCAGATAACTGGAACAATCAATGTTAGTTCAGGATACCTCAAAAGAAAAATAAAAGGTTTTAGCATCGAATACCAATATCATATATTTAACAATTTTAGCCTTAGAACAAACTACGAATATACTGATGTGAAAAATTTGACTACTAATAGAAAAGAAAAAATATTTCCAAGACATTTAATCTCAGGCTTAATTCTCTATAAAAGAAAAAAATTTAGCGGTTTTATTGGAGTAAATTATATTAGCAAAAGAGAAGACTCAAACGTAAAAATAGGAGATATTTTTTATTTAGATACAGGAATAAATTTTAAATTAAGTAAAAAATTTTCAGTAAGTATACAGGGCCTTAATATTTTAAATTGTCAAGAAAAAAACGACATCTTTGGTAAAGAATTAGAAAGACGTCTATTTTTAAACCTAAAATATCAATGGTAAAAAAAAGACAATTAATCATAACAATTATAGCAATAATAATTTTTCTATCAAAAAATACTCACGCTGATATAATAATTATTTCATCATCTAAAATATACTATAAACAGGCAATCGAACTCTTTTTAAAAGAATTAGAGGCAAAAAAAATAGAAACCTCTAAAGTAGAGATAGTATACGATAATTTTAAAAACTTTTATATTAAAGATGATAGCTTTATAATCTCCTTGGGTGGCGATCTTACCAAAAAAATATTGAGAAAAAACTATAAAAAAATATTCTTTTTTATGACTGCTGATGCAGATTTATATGATTTAAGTTTAAAGATTAATAACAGCAAATCTGATAAAAAAATTTCTGGAATTTTTTATTTACCAGAGATAAAAAAAAGACTAGAAGTTTTAAAAGAAATTTTCAACAGCAATATCATTATTTCTATCCTTCATAGCAAATCATCTTTATTTTATGCCAAAAAGATAAAAAGTGAAGCAGACAAATTAGGAATTAAAGTAATATTAATTGAAGCAAACAAAGAAAATTTTACAACTAAAATAGAAGAAGCTTTTAGTAAAGGTAATATATTCTGGATGATTCCTGATGAGTCTATTTATAATCAAACTACTATAAAGTTAATACTGATATCAGCTGTTAAAAAAGGTATCCCTGTTATAAGCTTTTCTCCTGTTTTTATAGATATTGGTGCATTTATGAGCTATCAAATAGACATAAATGATTATATAAAAGAAGCTGCAGAAACATTTCTAAAATGTTACCAAAAAGATATTTGTGAAATAAAATTTACTAAAAACTTTAAAATAATAATCAATAAAAACTTAGCAAAATTTTGGAATATTAAAATAAAACTAAAATCCAACTTCTTTATCTTAAAATAATGGTTAAAACTAATAGTTTATATTTTAGATTTACAGGACTTACTTTCCTAGCCATTTTTTTTACAGCTATCTTAATAATTTTTAGTTACATATATATAAACAAGAGAAATTTCTGGGAAAATCAAACATCTATATTACAAGAAATTGCTAACTCCTTAAAAGAAAGTATAAAATATTATTTACCTCTAGATAGAAAAAATGAAATAAAAAATTTATTTAAAAGTTATATCGATATTGCTAATATTGAAAACATTGTTCTAATAAAATGCAACAACAAAAAAATACTAATATCTGCCAAAAAAATAAATAATCCAGAAGATATTTTATTTTGTAAAAAAAATAAAATTATTAAACACGAAGATCATTTCCATTATAAAATTAGCTTCAAAATCAAAATTCCCCAAAAAAACTATTTAGAAGACATAATATTCAAAAGAAGTAGTAACAATATAAAAGAAGAAAAATATTGTCTTTG from Thermodesulfatator indicus DSM 15286 harbors:
- the dnaA gene encoding chromosomal replication initiator protein DnaA — translated: MEKLWGSILEILRELLPEASFKVWIKPLKYLGLKGNKILIACPNQFSLEWIKENYLPLFEEALKKQRLSLEFEFKVVEENSNNSVIQGELPYDPTRLLGRKLSGRFTFEEFVVGECNRLAYATCWALANKNPKSSIIYLCAGTGLGKSHLSQAIGNYLLKNPGKGGKICYLTAQDFTAHLVRALRQDRLDEFKEKLRKGLEILMLEEVHHFAGKDFTQQELALTLDYLYDAGKIVVFTANRPPQEIERIDDSLRSRFQAGAIVRINPPDYQTRINIIRRKAEKQGIKLNEEVIDYLAQNLRGDIRQIESAIVGLVARSSLLQEPITLSLAQELVQEITPQIPSLTKDFIIDLVCRYFKVSKEDLTSKKRQRKITFSRQVAMYLCRRFTDESLQSIGKLFNKDHATVVYAIKNINKKLSLPGPTKYQIEYLCREIEEYLQPTKLINKEEITADTGQAVSGNPRRLKSL
- a CDS encoding FAD-binding oxidoreductase, with the protein product MKLKNTYNPLSSSIRKKLRQILGKRFLETQEDLRAYSVDASPHSFLPEAVALPESAEEIAQILRLAQKEKFPVIPRGAGTSTTGATLAVKGGLVISLLRLNRILEINREDLVAVVEPGVFTGDFKRAVEEVGLFYPPDPASYEFSTIGGNVACGAGGPKGLKYGTTKDYVLGLEVVTARGEIIFCGRRTMKGVVGYDLVHLFTGSEGTLGVITKLILKLIPKPPCQATLALWLEDTEKAAKAFLEILKAKLFPATAELLDDTTLLAVKRFLEKEILRAQALLLLEFDGAKKQVEEDLLQAQKILKNFGLKLEVATSKQEREKLWRARRLISPALKKIAPGKLADDVVLPRSKVPEFLSFAKNTGEKYGLTVACFGHLGDGNIHVNILFEKNDEIKAQKVRVEILNKVLDLCGTISGEHGIGLTKKGFLPKELSPEVLSLMKGIKQVFDPHNILNPEKIF
- a CDS encoding TonB-dependent receptor plug domain-containing protein; translated protein: MASGKVFAQELVFDEETFKKIASVIRHETIFSKEPGTLSTLTAQDLEILNPQDLTWVLRYLPGVLLNYTSPSYANIMFRGATGVFPPIQVLLDGRPYTIEAIGITVWPFLLIDPSEIERIELISTPASVYFGSNALTGAINIVTKPPEDIHKNSIQTSLGTQSYFKTAGIFKKYIKPWHVYAFVGQEKVDDFHSSNLSMRRCMARTSLSRITRLGTLRFDIGFYSGELKNLYILRNLSESFGLFDFGIDTDDVHHWGARLALEGPTYFIRFSNYQADGELVITNTLNQPIKYKQKDYLLEAEKYLYFYKQRLTIGFNLQQVNTDTDFIKDSDETRFALFAEDLIKLNKKIDLNLGARINYHPLTNFYFSPRASFVFSLRPNIKLRYTYTRSFGNPILYYTSINLKNYPIKIPNYPIDFKLTIEPTKKPEYIKQDAHEVSLLIKKKKHSLLLSMFNYYIKDYPYQKIEQINQITGTINVSSGYLKRKIKGFSIEYQYHIFNNFSLRTNYEYTDVKNLTTNRKEKIFPRHLISGLILYKRKKFSGFIGVNYISKREDSNVKIGDIFYLDTGINFKLSKKFSVSIQGLNILNCQEKNDIFGKELERRLFLNLKYQW
- a CDS encoding ABC transporter substrate binding protein, producing MVKKRQLIITIIAIIIFLSKNTHADIIIISSSKIYYKQAIELFLKELEAKKIETSKVEIVYDNFKNFYIKDDSFIISLGGDLTKKILRKNYKKIFFFMTADADLYDLSLKINNSKSDKKISGIFYLPEIKKRLEVLKEIFNSNIIISILHSKSSLFYAKKIKSEADKLGIKVILIEANKENFTTKIEEAFSKGNIFWMIPDESIYNQTTIKLILISAVKKGIPVISFSPVFIDIGAFMSYQIDINDYIKEAAETFLKCYQKDICEIKFTKNFKIIINKNLAKFWNIKIKLKSNFFILK